The sequence GCTCAGCCCCAGCTCAGACATCGCGTAGACAATGCGCCGTTGCACCGGTTTCAAACCATCGCCGATAAACGGCAACGCCCGATCCATGATGACGTACATGGAATAGTTCAGATAGGCGTTTTCAGTAAAGGTGTGCAGCGGTATGCGTTCTGCACCGTCATGAGTCAAATCACTCATTACTCAATTATCCTCAGACTCTGGAGGCGATCACTGTCAGTCAGCAAATCGGCACCGCAAGTTCATTGTCAATTTCTGCCCGCGATAGTACCTCATCTGCGGGGCTACTGTCACAACCCACAGATAATCTCAATCTTTCCCCCTTGTAACATTAGCCGCTCTTTCTATCAGCGCAGCAACAAAACGATATCATCATGTAGCCTATCGCTTCTCTTCCCTTTCTATACTGCCTATGCGCTGGCCCCCCTTCAGCTGCTATTTGCTCCCCCGATTGGCAGCTCTCGGGCGATTAAACCTATTATTAACCGCCGATACTTGCCGAGCTTTATGGCAAAAGGTGAAACCATCATCGCCGGGTAGCATCACATCCAAAATGACTAAATCCACGAGTTTTGTTGCTTATTAAGCAATAGTGTTATGCATCATTGTGTGTTTTTCTCTGGTCACAAAACCCTTAGCATACTCAGTATTCCGTGTTGGGCAGTATCAGGCCCGTGGCTTTAAAAGGATTATATCAATGAGTAATGTATTAATTATCAACGCAATGAAAGAATTTGCGCACTCCAAAGGGGCGCTTAATTTGACTCTCACTAATGTAGCTGCCGATTGTCTACAGGAAAATGGTCATCAGGTTAAAATAACTACCGTTGACCAAGGCTATGATATTGAAAGTGAAATTGAAAATTACCTGTGGGCTGATACTGTTATTTATCAGATGCCGGGTTGGTGGATGGGCGAACCATGGATTTTGAAAAAATATATTGATGAAGTGTTTACCTATGGTCATGGTCGCCTGTATCAAAGTGATGGCCGTACTCGCTCCGATGCCACAAAGGGCTATGGTTCTGGTGGGTTGATTCAAGGGAAAACCTATATGCTTTCAGTAACCTGGAATGCACCACTTGAAGCTTTTACTGATCCGAATCAGTTCTTCGAAGGGGTCGGTGTTGATGGCGTTTATCTGCATTTCCATAAAGCAAATCAATTCCTTGGGATGGAGCCTTTGCCAACATTTATGTGTAATGATGTGATTAAACAACCGGATATTGAAGGTGACATTAGTCGTTATCGTCAGCATTTGGCCGAGCATTTTAAACATCAAGCCGTTTGATACACACAATCACATCTAAGTTGAGTCAATTATGATTACTGTTTTTGCAGAAATAAGAGTCAAACCGGGGCGTCGTCAGGCGGTGTTAGACGCCATTGAGAAGCTAATACCAGCGGTACTGGCAGAAGAAGGTTACGGTGGCATTATTGGTTTTTTTTAAGCCAATGACTGCCCTGTAACTTAATCTGCTCACTGACATAATCCAAAAAACAGGTGATCCGTGCGGCAAGCTGAGTATTGCGATAATAAACCGCATTAATCGGCTGCCAGGTTTCCAGCGTTTGATCGGCCATCACTTCGACTAAACGCCCCGCCAGTTGATCTTCGCGGGTCATAAAATCTGATAACTCGACGATTCCCTCCCCCTGTAAAGCCAATAAACGCAGTGTTTCCCCACTGGATGCTGCCAGATTAGGGGTAATTGATGCGCGCCCACCCGGCAAATGAGGTAGTGACCACTGGTTAAGGAACTCCGGCTGAGTGAAGCCGAGCAAGCTGTGATTGGCTAAGTCGTCAATCGTGTGAGGGGTGCCATGGCGTTGCAGATAATCAGAGCTGGCGAGAATTCGCACCCGGCTGGCTCCCAACAGACGCGCATGGATAGTTGAGTCTCGCAGTGCGCCGATGCGAATCGCGATGTCAGTACGTTGTTCCAACAAATCAATATTCAGATCGTCAGTATTCAGCTCAAGAATAATTTGTGGATATAGCGCGCGAAAACCGGTGATCATCGGCACAATGACATGCTGCATAAAAGGTGCTGCCGCATTTACCCGCAACCGCCCAGCCGGTTTCAGCCGCCGTAGCGCAATCTGCTCTTCAGCATCATCGACCGCACCGAGAATTTGCCGAGCATGACTGAGGAATAACTCGCCTTCCTCCGTCAATTCCAGCCGCCGCGTAGTGCGGCGCAACAGCGTCGTCGCCAGTTTCTGCTCCAGCCGACTCAATGCCCGGCTGATGCCCGATGTGGTCTGACTGCGCTGCTCCGCTGCCGCCGTAATTGAGCCACAGTCAACTACCGAGGTAAAAGCCTGCAACTCTTCTAAGGTCACTTTCATCGATTAGACCTCGATTTCAGCGGTATCACCTTTCTCTTGTAGCCAATTGCGGCGATCTTCCGAGCGCTTCTTCGCCAATAGCATATCCATCATTGCCATTGTCTTATCAATATCTTCATCACCGATGGTTAATTGCACCAAGCGACGAGTATTGGGGTCAAGAGTTGTTTCCCGTAACTGCAACGGGTTCATTTCACCCAGCCCTTTAAAGCGCTGAACATTTGGCTTACCGCGTTTACGTTTCAGTTGTTCCAATACCCCGGCTTTTTCTTCTTCATCCAGAGCGTAAAACACTTCTTTGCCCAAATCGATACGATACAACGGCGGCATAGCGACATACACGTGGCCATTGCGTACCAGAGCACGGAAGTGGCGAACAAACAGCGCGCACAGCAAGGTCGCAATATGTAAGCCATCGGAATCCGCATCCGCGAGGATACAAATTTTGCCATAACGCAGCTGGCTCAGGTCTTCGCTGTCGGGATCAATACCAATAGCGACAGAGATATCATGGACTTCCTGTGAGGCTAGAACTTCATCTGAAGACACTTCCCAGGTATTCAGGATCTTCCCTTTCAGCGGCATGATCGCCTGATATTCGCGGTCACGCGCTTGCTTGGCAGAACCGCCTGCGGAATCCCCTTCCACCAAAAACAGTTCGGTCATGCTCAAATCTTGCGACGTACAGTCAGCCAGTTTGCCGGGCAATGCCGGGCCGCTGGTCAGTTTCTTGCGCACCACTTTCTTCGCAGCACGCATACGGCGCTGGGCGCTGGAAATAGCCAACTCAGCTAGCTGTTCCGCAGCTTGCACGTTCTGATTCAACCACAAGCTGAACGCATCTTTTACTACACCGGACACAAAGGCGGCACACTGACGTGAGGAAAGTCGCTCTTTCGTCTGGCCTGCGAATTGTGGATCCTGCATTTTGACTGATAACACGTAAGCACAGCGTTCCCAGATATCATCCGCTGAGAGTTTGACACCGCGCGGCAGAATATTGCGGTATTCACAAAACTCACGCATGGCATCAAGCAAGCCCTGACGTAAGCCGTTAACGTGAGTTCCGCCCTGCATGGTCGGGATCAGGTTGACATAGCTTTCGGTCAGCAACTCGCCGCCTTCCGGTAACCATAACAGTGCCCAATCAATCGCTTCGGTATCCCCGGCAAAAGAGCCGACAAACGGCTCTTCTGGCAAGGTAATCAAGCCGTTAACGGCTTCCATTAGGTAATCGGTCAAACCATCGGCATAACACCAGCGCTGCTCGGTATTATTAACCTGATCTTTAAAGACGATTTCCACACCAGGGCACAGTACGGCTTTTGCTTTCAGCAAATGTGACAAGCGGGAGACT comes from Yersinia canariae and encodes:
- a CDS encoding NAD(P)H-dependent oxidoreductase, with the protein product MSNVLIINAMKEFAHSKGALNLTLTNVAADCLQENGHQVKITTVDQGYDIESEIENYLWADTVIYQMPGWWMGEPWILKKYIDEVFTYGHGRLYQSDGRTRSDATKGYGSGGLIQGKTYMLSVTWNAPLEAFTDPNQFFEGVGVDGVYLHFHKANQFLGMEPLPTFMCNDVIKQPDIEGDISRYRQHLAEHFKHQAV
- a CDS encoding LysR substrate-binding domain-containing protein; this translates as MKVTLEELQAFTSVVDCGSITAAAEQRSQTTSGISRALSRLEQKLATTLLRRTTRRLELTEEGELFLSHARQILGAVDDAEEQIALRRLKPAGRLRVNAAAPFMQHVIVPMITGFRALYPQIILELNTDDLNIDLLEQRTDIAIRIGALRDSTIHARLLGASRVRILASSDYLQRHGTPHTIDDLANHSLLGFTQPEFLNQWSLPHLPGGRASITPNLAASSGETLRLLALQGEGIVELSDFMTREDQLAGRLVEVMADQTLETWQPINAVYYRNTQLAARITCFLDYVSEQIKLQGSHWLKKNQ
- the parE gene encoding DNA topoisomerase IV subunit B, with product MTESSYNADAIEVLSGLEPVRRRPGMYTDTTRPNHLGQEVIDNSVDEALAGHARRIDVILHADQSLEVIDDGRGMPVDIHPEEGVPAVELIMCRLHAGGKFSNKNYQFSGGLHGVGISVVNALSKRVEVTVRRDSQIYSIAFENGDKVQDLQVIGTCGKRNTGTSVHFWPDVSFFDSPRFSVSRLSHLLKAKAVLCPGVEIVFKDQVNNTEQRWCYADGLTDYLMEAVNGLITLPEEPFVGSFAGDTEAIDWALLWLPEGGELLTESYVNLIPTMQGGTHVNGLRQGLLDAMREFCEYRNILPRGVKLSADDIWERCAYVLSVKMQDPQFAGQTKERLSSRQCAAFVSGVVKDAFSLWLNQNVQAAEQLAELAISSAQRRMRAAKKVVRKKLTSGPALPGKLADCTSQDLSMTELFLVEGDSAGGSAKQARDREYQAIMPLKGKILNTWEVSSDEVLASQEVHDISVAIGIDPDSEDLSQLRYGKICILADADSDGLHIATLLCALFVRHFRALVRNGHVYVAMPPLYRIDLGKEVFYALDEEEKAGVLEQLKRKRGKPNVQRFKGLGEMNPLQLRETTLDPNTRRLVQLTIGDEDIDKTMAMMDMLLAKKRSEDRRNWLQEKGDTAEIEV